AGTATGCAGAAAATTgtacattataattaaataatttaaaaattgaaagaagttaaatattaagagaattattattacaaatgtGGTATTAAtagatgataattatttatttctttcaatttttattctcctGGAAATAATCGtcgacaatatttatttagcacaatctgtcaattttaaataaaataatatttttaaattattataattaaaaagaaaaataaattatttaataaaattattaaaaatttttatttttccgtaatAATCTCGttatcaatagaaaaaaaacttattaattttaatttaattaaagttatttatttcacttatttttacgaggatttgaaatattaactTCAACATCAggtttattagaaattttatattttgaatttggaTCAAATTGTACcagagtatttattttatctttatttttatcacaaggATCATCAcgattgaataaaattttaataacaacatCACTTGACTCATCTTGACAATTCGTAGTTGACGGTATTTGTCCGTATCCTTGTCCaataaacttattattattattttgtgaattaaCATGGAACGGTCTGATATGATCATGAGCGAAATTAACATCCCATGGCTGCGGTGCTTGTTCACCTCTGTTTGACATCGGACATGGATTATTAGCATCTTCCACAGCCACGACCGGGTCTTCTGTAGTCTGCAGATCAGCTCGTTCTTCAATAGATTCTTCATCAAATGGCTTTCTTAGAAGCATCGACCAATCTTGCACTGTTACTTcaccattaatatttaaaatattaacaaacaaTTCGTTAATTAAACACAGACTTATTACAATAAACTTTAATGCGGATTGATACATGatgcgaaattaaatttttaaattttacttccaCAATCTACAATCGATAGTTTCGTAAtgcaatcatagatcattgattattgttgtttaaaaagtaataaatgtaCCACTGGCTATTAATCTTACCAATTAGTAAActatcgaaataaaataatgctttattatacattttatatatcaTTTACAATTCTTCAAcagtttcataaataatttttttagtatcaatAGGCCTACaagacaataattttaatttttatagcatAAAATGAAGACAATTATTGTAATTgatatacataatttatagatatttcTAGTAGATAAACTGTAttggattatttaaattttgtacgtTCAGCGACTgttgataatttaacaatataattttttttttttaaataaaaataaaccagtCTTCACAATGTACCAGCATGTGCtttatgattatgataattgataatacattaataataataataataataatgatttcaAATGGCTTCCCCTCattttatctcaaaaattaCGTCTTGgacaaaaaaatctattttttggGAGTGTACGAATAGTTTGAACTCAAACTCATTATTCGTAAATTATTGAGTTATTCGCatatttacgaataatttgaaaattttcttttaaacgacttaaaattgtaatagtttttctaataattcaaatttcaattagaGATAAATAGAGCTCAAACATGACTCTGTGACAAAATGATTccctaattaagaaaaattatttgaaataattcaaaatgatttaaaataatttgaatcacCTAATATGTAGATATACACTTAGTATGgagtaaatcatttttgttaaTCAGGTTTGATTactttaacaattaaattgtccattaaataaaaactgaatACTTAAAAGCTAATTAGAATTTTCTCGATTTGAATCGAGTAATTTTACAAGTTACAAGgaattcaaaaactttcggataattataaaattgatgaataattaGAAAAGTTACGATTGAttcgaaaatattcaaattaatgaaaagttttaaattattcgattcgaacCCGATTCGCAATTCCCTactatttttacattgattacTCTTGAGATATTAGTGACAGATATTTCACCTGATACATTTTGACTGAGATGTTTTTGGTTGAAATGTAAAGAGGGGTAACctggttaaataaatattactaggTCAGTTTAACGATATGAATCGGCATTGAGAATGGGTTGTTtatcaggattttttttagactGAGATAAACGatttgttttaaatcttaaacCAGAATTAACTTTGCTGCGTGCTTGAGCTTGTTCTTCTTCAAATCTTGTCATGAGAACGGAATATGAATTAGGACCTGATGCTTCTTTGCTATGATGAATTCCATAGAGGAAGTAAATAAGAAttcctgtaaaaaaattaattaattaaattactatatcATTGATTGATTATATAAATCTTGTGACTTATGATTATGACATACCAATAAACATCCATACAAGGAAACGCAGCCACGTCAGTATTTGTAAATGACTCATAAGaagaatattaatataaatacttattgCAGGTACGACTGGTACAAAAAGTACTCggaatttatcatcaatagCTGGGCATTGCTCGTGTGCTCCAATTACGAGTAAACAGGCGACCATAATCAATGAAACGAATAAGTAAAGTAAACTATTCCACCAAGACGGTTCATGATCAAATGGCGAAGTAAGACCGAGTAAAAGTACTGATATACAGCAGCATCCAGCAATGTAGAGTATCAACGCTGCAATTACAGCTGTTCCAGGCTCCCAGTTTCCaataaaacttgataatttaGCATAACGTTTTTTTAATCTACCAACAGGATTTACTTTTTGGCATTCAATTAGCTGAGAATCATCAGGTGATGAATCAGTTAGACTACTGGTGCTACTGGTATCGCTGGATGATTCACCTTCATGTGTCTTTGTACTTGGAATAAATTCCGGAATCTCATTACTAGGTCtgtatcgtaaaataataacactCGCTGATACAATAGTATAAGCAAGAAAAGTACCGATGGACATGAATTCCACAAGGTGTGCTAAGTCAAATAGTAGAGCTATTATAGAACACAGAACTCCACTGACggctaaattaataattggcAATTGTGTGCGTTCATTGACACGACCCAGGAATGAAAAGAGTAAACCATCACTAGCCATAGCGTATATTATTCTtggtaatgaaaataatgatccAAAGAGAGTTGTTGTCATGCCGCACAGTGCTCCGATGCTGATGACATACTTTGCCCAGGTAACGCCTTTCGATGCGAATGCTTCAGATAATGCTGCCGTTGGATTTATTTCCCAGTATGGTACCACTAATGTCAGCATTCCGCTGAGAAGAATGTACCCGATTACTACTATTATCATTGAATATGTTGTTGCTCTTGGTATACTTTTGCTTGGGTTCCGCGCTTCTTCACCGCAGCTAGCGATTGAATCAAAACCGACGAATGCATAGAAACATTTCGCAGCaccttaaattaattaattaaattaaatagacaATTATATTCCAAAGTattttatggatttatttaaatttaaaattacctgcCATGACACCAGCGATACCAAATGGCATAAATCCGTAATGCTTTTCATCGGTCCAATTACCCAAGCTCGCGTATTGAAATCCGAGCCCAACTACTAAGCCGATTACGCCGAGATTTACGAGTGTAAGGACTGAATTTAatcttgatgaaattttaacaccagtTCCAAGAAGAAGAGCGTACACAAGACAAAGTATACAAGCCAGTGGATCTGGTATATGTCCAAGTGATGCACTCATTTCATGACCAGCCATAAGATTACTAGTAAGATTGCTTAATGCTCCTCCTGCTAATGAATCTACATATCCACTCCAAGCTCTTGCTACTGAAGCAGCCcctattattatcaataaaaaaaaatattttttagtactttttCGAGTTGAAATCTAAGGCATACTTTGAACCCAAATGAGCATTAAAAACCTATATACTTTTTaggatataattataaaagctTGAAATGGACCTATGGAGGCATAAATTAGAACTACACAAACATAAATCGTGAAACAAACGTAACTAGACAACAGAAGGAAAGACTTGCAAGGAATACTACAAAaaggtaaaattattaaacttgcGGACTACTGGATAATTAATGCAAGTGATCCAGTCGTCTTTCCAGTGGGTTAATGATACCCAAGAGTAGATTGAGTTCCACAAGCAGCCTAGGACTAACAGGGAGTCgatttagaaaattctaagGCTAGTAAAAAATTGCTCCGATCCAGCGATTTTGACAGTAGATTAATGACACCTAGAAGTGGAATAGGATCTGGAAGCATCCTGAGACCAACAGAGAgtcgattaaaaaattctaagctCATTCGTTTCATGATATACGTCTTTGTAGGTCTCATCCATGCCTTTGTAAGTCTAAAGTGGTCCATTTGAAGCTTTTATAATGACTATGTCCTAAAAAGTCTGATGTAGGTTTCCAATGTTAACCAATTaagctaattaattattggattAGTTACCTATCATAtgttctaaaataatattccagCCGATAACAAATGCCCAGAACTCGCCTAATGTCACGTAAGTATAAACGTAAGCACTGCCAGCTTTTGGAACACGAGCACCAAACTCAGCGTAACAGTATGCTGAAAAAGCGGATGCTAGTCCAGCCAACATgaaacttattattatagctGGTCCAGCTATTGAATGAGCTACTTGACCAGTCAACACATAAATACCAGCTCCCATCATATGACCGACAcctttacaatttaaaataataaattaataatcaaatgaatattaatataaattaaattttatttacccaAAAACGTCATATCGAAAGTTGTTAAGCATCTCTTCAACGGTGTCTCCATTCCATCACCATCAAGACGCTTTATCCGGTTCATTTTAGAACAAATCCCAGACATGACATGTCCGAGAATCATTCTTCGAACCGAAGGCATTTTTATGcctggaaataaataattaggtaataaatataaatataattagtcTATTCACTCACAACAGCTGttttatggtaaattttattttaaaattttcaaagctaCAGTAACTGcatgagtaaaatttattggggcaaaaaggaaaaagtgcaattgtgaattttgatttaagtaaataattattatacttagTTTTGTAACTCACCTTTCAGGTACTCAGTGTATTGATAGAGTAATTATTGATGAACTTGTCAAGCTATAAGCTTTTAGGAATAGAtgaaaaagtacaaaaaaaaagtctattaGTAAGTGGGTGGTAGTTTCTACGCAAGCTCAAGTGTCTCATCGATTTTACTCATCATTGTCCACCGTGACATCCTTTTCTTTCATTCATATCTACTACgcttatagtaaaaaaaaaaaaataataaacaattgtcttttttatttcataaattatttatcatttgtaattatttattttattcaaaatcataaatacttttatttgataaaatttaaaatacaaaaaattgtattggtaaaaaaaaataaaaagtagtaggaaaatatttttaaaaattatatatttacaatttctatgtaatgaaaaaatacgaaatgacgataaaaataaattttgaattttaaataaaatcacaaaaaatttttcgctcAAACTAGTTCGGAAAATTCCGCAAGAGGCAGCACATGCAAGTCATATGTATAACATGTGTAGATCCGcattgtttatattttgtttttcatattttataacaattaacacaatataattattgacaatggtatttaataatagtaaaaataataattaattttaatataaaaagctaaaaaaatgattcgacagatttgtaatttatgtCAAAAAGTTGAAGTTACTGCGATTCGTAACCTCCGAAAATACTCagtatgtattttaaaatttatttattttactatttatattgttgccattatttattatttaaaagtattaagtaaaatgataataatttattttttttaaatataaagttgTCAGCGGCATGGAGGCAAAATTCAATACTAATGTATCCGGAAGTAGAAGAAGATGATACTCaagaaataaacaataatgatactATTAAACCAATAATACAATGTAaaaggaaattatttaatttttatcctgGTAAAACATACCGAAAATTTGAAGACATGCCAATAGCATCTGGGTCATGGCACAATGCTAAATCCAAAGGAGATTACTTTACAATTTATCCTACGCTTGaggtttttacttttttttaaatcaacaataagaaaatacttaattattcatactttatttcattatttatttattgataaaatgatTCATGAATTCGTCCCAtcgtataattttaattatgaaaacaCTGTAGTTACGAGGTTTACCCAGAAAGGGGACAAATTGTCAATTAGATCTAGTCTGTAGTATCAATCGTCGGGGATCAATTGTCATGGAACCAAATTAACGATACATGTGTACTAAAAGATGATCTTTTatgaaattaacaaatttgttatcacatatttattataaaaaatttccatattaaaagaaattatctCCTCAGATTgtgtttgtttaaaaatttaaaaagtttcagTTCTCTGAAGATTTCACTGTTTTCAAcctatttatagattttttttatatagagtTAATATGGCATCAATAATCGTTGCATTTGagtgttttatatttattaaaaagtattaattaacaatgaaagtaataaattaattttaatgtccAATATACTGCTTATAGTGTCAATAATTGTGGATTTtatatactatttaaatatttataattataatttattaatctcatttgtttttttaaggaagaacaagaagaagaagcagaattaagaataaaatcattcgatgatttatatattaataagggtttaattgaaaatcttaaattcaataatattgaGGAACCAACATTGATACAAAAACGGGGAATACCTGAAATATTGAATggacaaaatatatttgtaaccGCTGAAACAGGATGTGGAAAAACATTGACATATTTACTTCCTGTAATGAATCAAATCTTAAAATGGAAAGAGCTTGTTCAAGATAGGCCACATAATTCTCCGCTCGCTTTAATTCTTACACCCAGTCGTGAATTAGCACATCAAATTGGTGTAATTTATccttatttatatacatatataactatttaattagtaattttagttaaataatgtagttaaaaatttatattgatattgaaattttttttaatagaccgaagcaaaaaaattgtcaataaatttaGGTATCAACGTAAAAACATTAAGTGGAGGCAAAACTAAAAAGCTAATGCGTAATCCATCAGTTAGAGACgttgatattttaattggtaCCATTGGTGTCATAAGTAAACTAACAACAGTAAAGATTTACAAACTAAACTACGTACGTCATACTGTAATCGATGAAGCCCATGCACTTTTTGATGAAACTTTTGAGgataaaatgaaatgttttcttaaaagaattaaagtaCGTTTATCAATGATTACTAGCTCATGTACACATTctactattaatattatttaaaattaattacaatattattgtAGTTTGGATTTGAGCAAGTTGGTAATAATTTTCCAGAAAGCAGTCAACTAACATTGGCTTCCGCTACATTGCCTAAAACAATGccagaatatttaaataaatgtgttAATGTacgtacatttattaattaaattatcgattaatttcattacaggccgttcataaaatacgtcacgcaaaattttacttttttagaCCCCCCCCCCTTCTTCGTCATCCTATGTCACATTTTCTGTAATTCCCCTATCAATATTACGTCACAAATAATAGACCCCTTCCCCCATTATTATAGAAATCTatgcataaaaatatttatatttttaaaaatatgaaacgaaAGGCTatcgtaacaaaaaaaaaagagagaaaaatttgcaaaattgTTTGATGATCTGCAAACGTCGAGTATCCTTAGACCCCTTGTCACAGTAAGCGACACCACCTCCTCCTCTATAAGTGCGAACGTGTTTTATGAACGGcaacttatttaaaataaataaaatggttattaaaatttatttacttgtgtATTAGATGGATTctattattcaaatatcaaCAGCTAATACACACCGAGTTCTGGTGCCACAAAAATTTATGCGACTTGGAGGATCACAAAAAGCACCAATGTTACTAAAATTAGTAAAACCACGTGCGTTGAGACGAGAACCCACATTAATATTCAGTAACGATTCCTCAACGTGTGACTTTAtttccatatttttaaatcaaatgaatATAAAGGCAACAAATTTACATGGCTCGATACCAACAGAGGTGCGCAACGGCAAATACAGAGCATTTAAAAACGGTGAAATCAGTGTACTGTCAACGACAAATGCTGGTGCTAGAGGATTAGATACGATTATggttgattttataatcaattatgaTTTTCCATTGAGTACTGTTGAATATATTCACAggttcttattaattaaatatatttattgttgtataatttttacttattattaaaatttataaaataatatttatagatgCGGAAGAACCGGAAGAGTTGGCGGAAAAATAAATGGcagagttattaattttataagcaAACCACTTGAAATAGaaatgactaaaaaaatagaacGTATTACTAGACGTATGCAGCCACTACCGATGTTTGACATTACAGAACAACGTGCAAAAAGAGAAATGGATAATGAAATCAAGCAGCTTATGGCGcaatcttaataattattaaatttataaataaaaaaaattataaaaatttttgttatgacgataattttaaataaaaaaaaaaccggaaaagaaagaaaataactGATTGATTTAATGGCACtgaaacaaagaaaaatatttttggcaaAAGGAAATAGGGAGTGTACCCACCACCCATCCGCTCAGTCGTTCATTCACTGAATCTACATACCATTACATCCGGTTTAAACACATGCCATACGCACTATCAACCGGTCAACTgagtttgtttttattttttcccctcgatacataaaataaaataaaaataaaaaaaaaagtttatattaaaataaacctaCACTACGCTCATCCTattcttcttttatttattccatccatctattatttatgaattccGAATAAATTCAGCGATAATATCtcgaaagttttttaattttaaatcccaTGATTTTAGAATCACCCATTCGAAAATGCGTTAACTAACAACTTATCCACCTCCGTCTTTCTTCTGACGATCCTGATGATCACCATCACTAtcatgattatgattatgattatgttGATGGTGTAATTAGTGTGGGCATCGCCGTAACATGTAGGACAGGGGCATCATTCTCTAGTTAAAAaaggaaatgaaaaaaaatatactagaAATGGCGATTAGAGCATCAGAAAATTTATGTGATGGGAGCATATACGCAGTTGAGGTATTTATGCGTCGAGgtgtgtgaaaaaaataaagaaaagtaacattttcaaataaaaagagaGAGGAATGAGTCACAGGGTTCGGAAATGCCTGGAATTGCTGACCAATCTTCAGAGCAAATATACAGAATgcttttgaatataaataatagaaaatctAGTAACGCGATTTGCCACAcgatacatttatatttatgtatctacatatattataatgtAACCAGCGATGTGGTacaagatataaatataaataataactaaaaggGGGACTAAATATTACAATAGAAGAGCGTAAAAACTTAACATTATTACCACACATACAAATAGCTGTTGTATTGCCCTTTACTTGTTTACTACGTCTCTGTCTCAAGTTTTATCGTCATCATCGTCACCGTGTAAAAAAAGATTACAGACTATATACCATCATACATGACAGAGATGAGCTCATATCAACTCCATACTACATATCATCAACATCAACGACTCACATCAGTCCTCACGTCCTCAGTACAGTCCTTCTTATTATATACTCATCAGAACCCATCAAAGCCACATCTTCTGGTCTTCCTTCAGCACATAGATGATATACCAGCGATACTATTATATCCTACTATACTACTAACAGCAACATCGGGGATCGGGCGTCGCCATCGCAATAGTTCAGTACTGCTACGGCACCagctctttctctctctcgtTTCTTTTCACCCCCGCCAGCATCGGCATCGCCATCTCCACCGCCATCACCAACACCGACGAAACTTTTAAACATCGGTTCGTATTCGAGCTCAGTTGCACTCGTGAGCGTTCAAAGTGTCACGACGCTTACCTTCGTCCTAACTATACGTCTTTTATTCTTCTCTCGTTCGTTTCGTTTACCTGTACTGTGATTGTGTATTCTATTGAGAATTATATacatgtaatataaatatataataaaaattactgtactCTCAAGTACATTACGTACCAAGATCATTGTTAGCTCcgtaatacaaataattaaactcgcaatcagattcaatatcgctaaatatatatatgtatatatatatttttttgaaacatttcttaacatttattgtaattgtaaCGCAGCTGCCTTTACCACCACACCATTAATGTATAcctacacatatacatatatatatatatttactactccATAACATAACAACGACAATACAATTCAAAGAACGAACCCCGTCAAGCTTCTCTTAAATAACTTTGCCAAgtacaaagaaatttttttctcggaccttttttttcacaatccCATTGACTCTGACACAAAGAATgcagggtaaaaaaattttgtcgaaATAAAGTGTAAGTGCATGTACATATTGAAGTTAAGTGGATTGGAGTAGTAGAGTGTAGAGTGGACAATTAACTTGAATGGTTTTTAAGCTTACAAGTGATGTATATTTGTATGATCTAGTTTTAAaacatatgtaaatatatatacatactgtAAAGCAGAGTAACAGTTATGAAATCAACGGACACGCCAGATCTCAATATAAAGTCGACATGTGCGCAAGTTATGTGTCGTCTTGGGAGCTTCAGGAATTTACGAACCAGCAACAGGCAAACGAAAATGTTATTGAAGCCGCGTAGGAGGTAaacatttgaataaaaaaagttgaagaaaaaattaaccgtCAGGGTACGAATGCTCCGAACTCCCATGTGCTGatgtgttttataattttttatgccgGCGTAGTGTAATGTCTTAgtctttgttattttaaatgtaatttaattactggTATGATTGTTGGTGTTGTTTTTTCAGGACTAAATGCTTCCTTGGCCTTATTAATTGTGCTCGGTTTAAAATGCGTTTTGAtacctttttttaaatggacTCACTACACGTATACGTATAGTTCCGTTGTCTTCCAACAACAACTCGAGGCCATTCAACATCACGGCTACTATACCACCTCCTTTTATTCATGTATTTCATAGTAGAATGTGACAGACTAAGACATGCCGGTGCTCCTGCTTGCTGCTTACTTACTTACTCACATACTTACCAGTTACATTAGAGTGGACTACTCTGTCGTAAATATAACGACTCATTGCTAGTTGTAGTGCAGTgtatatcatattttttattttactttttatacatgagatttattattttgtttttttttttttttttttaacgtttccGCTTAGTGTATGTGACGTTCACCATGTAATCGTTAGGTGATTATATCTAAAGGCAACCAGCTCAGATGTTGCATTGCGTGTTGGTAGTTTTTAATCAATGCAAGTGGCTGGTATAAGTACACTTACTGGGATTAATAATACGTttttgttgctgctgttgctgttatTTTGTTGTTAATAGATGATAGTGGATGTTGAATTGATGTGATGAAACCTTTTTGTAGTGATTACATGAGGTATTGTTGTTTCTTATTTACGAAAGATATTGGCTAAAAGATAGTTgggttattgtttttttgtttgtttgttttattatttttaatcaaaggAAGATTTATCAAGAAACTGAAACTTCAGCTATATTGGCGAGGAAACGAGAGAGCGGGCTACCGCTCGCATTTCCGTGTCTGTCGCGCCAGCGACAttcaactttatttaataatgtgagttttttatttttttatttacttaatattttattattattattattattattattattattattattattattatttttattattattattattattattattattattattattattattattattattattattattattattattaatgagtacgaatatagcagacatcaaagaaatttaaaattattaataaatagagtaaataattaataaaataaaatttaaaaaaatgtgcgtttaaaaaattaaaaaattaataagtgcattttttataaatattattattttaattatttactttatttatttataattttaaatttgtttgatgCCTGCTACTTCacactcattattattattattattattattattattattattattattattattattattattattattattatttatttacaagcaATTTTTgtctcatttttaattattaagaatatttcaatttatgtGAGGATGAGTAAAACACCTGAAATTGGTTGTAATAagattatacatatttttttttttatttatttttattactttatgatatatacattaacaaagcctagttttatttatttattttttttt
The sequence above is drawn from the Microplitis demolitor isolate Queensland-Clemson2020A chromosome 3, iyMicDemo2.1a, whole genome shotgun sequence genome and encodes:
- the LOC103572958 gene encoding cationic amino acid transporter 4, with product MPSVRRMILGHVMSGICSKMNRIKRLDGDGMETPLKRCLTTFDMTFLGVGHMMGAGIYVLTGQVAHSIAGPAIIISFMLAGLASAFSAYCYAEFGARVPKAGSAYVYTYVTLGEFWAFVIGWNIILEHMIGAASVARAWSGYVDSLAGGALSNLTSNLMAGHEMSASLGHIPDPLACILCLVYALLLGTGVKISSRLNSVLTLVNLGVIGLVVGLGFQYASLGNWTDEKHYGFMPFGIAGVMAGAAKCFYAFVGFDSIASCGEEARNPSKSIPRATTYSMIIVVIGYILLSGMLTLVVPYWEINPTAALSEAFASKGVTWAKYVISIGALCGMTTTLFGSLFSLPRIIYAMASDGLLFSFLGRVNERTQLPIINLAVSGVLCSIIALLFDLAHLVEFMSIGTFLAYTIVSASVIILRYRPSNEIPEFIPSTKTHEGESSSDTSSTSSLTDSSPDDSQLIECQKVNPVGRLKKRYAKLSSFIGNWEPGTAVIAALILYIAGCCCISVLLLGLTSPFDHEPSWWNSLLYLFVSLIMVACLLVIGAHEQCPAIDDKFRVLFVPVVPAISIYINILLMSHLQILTWLRFLVWMFIGILIYFLYGIHHSKEASGPNSYSVLMTRFEEEQAQARSKVNSGLRFKTNRLSQSKKNPDKQPILNADSYR
- the LOC103572957 gene encoding probable ATP-dependent RNA helicase DDX28, with translation MIRQICNLCQKVEVTAIRNLRKYSLSAAWRQNSILMYPEVEEDDTQEINNNDTIKPIIQCKRKLFNFYPGKTYRKFEDMPIASGSWHNAKSKGDYFTIYPTLEEEQEEEAELRIKSFDDLYINKGLIENLKFNNIEEPTLIQKRGIPEILNGQNIFVTAETGCGKTLTYLLPVMNQILKWKELVQDRPHNSPLALILTPSRELAHQIGTEAKKLSINLGINVKTLSGGKTKKLMRNPSVRDVDILIGTIGVISKLTTVKIYKLNYVRHTVIDEAHALFDETFEDKMKCFLKRIKFGFEQVGNNFPESSQLTLASATLPKTMPEYLNKCVNMDSIIQISTANTHRVLVPQKFMRLGGSQKAPMLLKLVKPRALRREPTLIFSNDSSTCDFISIFLNQMNIKATNLHGSIPTEVRNGKYRAFKNGEISVLSTTNAGARGLDTIMVDFIINYDFPLSTVEYIHRCGRTGRVGGKINGRVINFISKPLEIEMTKKIERITRRMQPLPMFDITEQRAKREMDNEIKQLMAQS